A section of the Brevundimonas sp. AJA228-03 genome encodes:
- the phhA gene encoding phenylalanine 4-monooxygenase, whose product MADFEHVFQSPPEGAAADWTISQNWRAYTQVEHDTWDTLYARQMEILPGRAAGAFMKGLSALDLNTGGIPDFALMNPKLKALTGWTVVCVPGLVPDEVFFDHLANRRFPSGQFIRKADQLDYLQEPDIFHDVFGHVPMLTDPDFADYMQAYGKGGQRAQSLGMLRNLARLYWYTVEFGLIDQGEGLRIYGAGIVSSASESVFALEDPSPNRIAFDLERVMRTDYRIDDFQQVYFVIPSIEALNDATLEDFGPIYDRLKGQTDIGITAIQPYDRVVTRGTQAYAAKGGRFAA is encoded by the coding sequence ATGGCCGATTTCGAACACGTCTTTCAAAGCCCGCCGGAGGGCGCGGCCGCCGACTGGACGATCAGCCAGAACTGGCGGGCCTATACCCAGGTCGAGCACGACACCTGGGACACCCTGTACGCGCGGCAGATGGAGATTCTGCCCGGGCGGGCCGCCGGTGCCTTCATGAAGGGGCTGAGCGCGCTGGACCTGAACACCGGCGGCATCCCCGATTTCGCCCTGATGAATCCGAAGCTGAAGGCCCTGACCGGCTGGACCGTGGTCTGCGTGCCCGGACTGGTGCCCGACGAGGTGTTCTTCGACCACCTGGCCAACCGGCGGTTCCCGTCGGGGCAGTTCATCCGCAAGGCCGACCAGCTGGATTACCTGCAGGAACCGGACATCTTCCACGATGTCTTCGGCCATGTGCCGATGCTGACCGACCCGGACTTCGCCGACTATATGCAGGCCTATGGCAAGGGCGGGCAGCGGGCGCAGAGCCTGGGCATGCTGAGGAACCTGGCCCGGCTGTACTGGTATACGGTGGAGTTCGGCCTGATCGACCAGGGCGAGGGCCTGCGGATCTATGGCGCGGGCATCGTGTCCTCGGCGTCCGAGAGCGTCTTCGCGCTGGAGGATCCATCGCCCAACCGCATCGCCTTCGACCTGGAGCGGGTCATGCGGACCGACTACCGCATCGACGACTTCCAGCAGGTCTATTTCGTCATCCCCTCGATCGAGGCCCTGAACGATGCGACCCTGGAAGACTTCGGCCCGATCTACGACCGGCTGAAGGGGCAGACCGACATCGGCATCACGGCGATCCAGCCCTATGACCGGGTCGTCACGCGGGGTACTCAAGCCTATGCGGCCAAGGGCGGGAGGTTCGCGGCGTGA
- a CDS encoding MFS transporter, translating into MTPARRLKNIVGGSAGNLVEWFDWFAYAAFTVYFAPVFFPKGEPTAQLLSTAAIFAVGFLMRPVGAWVMGVYADRRGRKAGLTLSVSLMCAGSLIIACTPGYATIGLAAPALLLIARMMQGLSVGGEYGSSATYLSEMATARHRGFWSSFQYVTLISGQLLALMLLILLQRTLGETALSDWAWRIPFFVGAALAVVVFWLRRGLDETTAFTDPGTRAAPKSSALELVLRHPKEALIVIGLTAGGTLAFYTYTTYLQKFLTNTSGFSKAEATEISAAALFLFMLLQPAVGALSDRIGRKPVMIAFGVLGLVCTVPIMSTLAVTTNALAAFALSLAALVIVSGYTAINAVVKAELFPAHIRALGVALPYALANAVFGGTAEYVALWFKLDGRESLYFWYVTGMIGISLITYVLMRDTKTKSLIVED; encoded by the coding sequence ATGACCCCCGCCCGCCGCCTGAAGAACATCGTCGGCGGCTCGGCCGGCAATCTGGTCGAGTGGTTCGACTGGTTCGCCTATGCGGCCTTCACCGTCTATTTCGCCCCGGTCTTCTTCCCGAAGGGCGAGCCGACCGCCCAGCTGCTGAGCACCGCGGCCATCTTCGCGGTCGGCTTCCTGATGCGGCCGGTCGGGGCCTGGGTCATGGGGGTCTATGCCGACCGCAGGGGGCGCAAGGCCGGCCTGACCCTGTCGGTCAGCCTGATGTGCGCGGGCTCGCTGATCATCGCCTGCACGCCCGGCTATGCCACCATCGGCCTCGCCGCCCCTGCCCTGCTGCTGATCGCCCGCATGATGCAGGGCCTCAGCGTCGGCGGCGAATACGGTTCCAGCGCCACCTATCTGTCCGAGATGGCCACGGCCCGGCACCGCGGTTTCTGGTCCAGCTTCCAGTATGTGACCCTGATCTCGGGCCAGCTGCTGGCCCTGATGCTGCTGATCCTGCTGCAGCGGACCTTGGGCGAGACCGCCCTGTCGGACTGGGCCTGGCGCATCCCCTTCTTCGTCGGCGCGGCCCTGGCAGTCGTGGTCTTCTGGCTGCGCCGGGGCCTGGACGAGACCACCGCCTTCACGGATCCGGGCACCCGCGCCGCGCCGAAATCCAGCGCGCTGGAACTGGTCCTGCGCCATCCGAAGGAGGCGTTGATCGTCATCGGCCTGACGGCCGGCGGGACGCTCGCCTTCTATACCTACACGACCTACCTGCAGAAATTCCTGACCAACACCTCCGGCTTCTCCAAGGCCGAGGCCACCGAGATCAGCGCCGCTGCCCTGTTCCTCTTCATGCTGCTGCAGCCCGCCGTGGGGGCGCTGTCGGACCGGATCGGCCGCAAGCCGGTGATGATCGCCTTCGGGGTCCTGGGCCTGGTCTGCACCGTGCCGATCATGAGCACCCTGGCGGTCACCACCAATGCGCTCGCCGCCTTCGCCCTGAGCCTCGCTGCCCTGGTCATCGTCTCCGGCTACACCGCCATCAATGCGGTGGTGAAGGCCGAGCTGTTCCCCGCCCATATCCGGGCGCTGGGCGTCGCCCTGCCCTATGCCCTCGCCAATGCCGTGTTCGGCGGCACGGCCGAATACGTCGCCCTGTGGTTCAAGCTGGACGGACGCGAGAGCCTGTATTTCTGGTACGTCACCGGCATGATCGGGATTTCACTGATCACCTACGTCCTGATGCGCGACACGAAGACGAAGAGTCTGATCGTCGAGGATTAG
- the hspQ gene encoding heat shock protein HspQ, producing the protein MTRSLTAKFGLGQIVRHREESFRGLVVDVDGVYAGPASEPGPDYRDQPFYRVLAMGEDTGFLVYAAEAVLEPDPDIAPMNADDRARWFTIDEAGHHAPRAQPIH; encoded by the coding sequence AATTCGGCCTCGGCCAGATCGTACGTCACCGCGAGGAATCGTTTCGCGGGCTCGTGGTCGACGTCGACGGCGTCTATGCCGGACCCGCCAGCGAGCCCGGCCCGGATTATCGCGACCAGCCCTTCTATCGCGTCCTGGCCATGGGCGAGGACACCGGCTTTCTGGTCTATGCCGCCGAGGCGGTGCTGGAGCCCGACCCCGACATCGCCCCGATGAACGCCGACGACCGCGCCCGGTGGTTCACCATCGACGAGGCGGGACACCATGCGCCGAGGGCCCAGCCCATTCATTGA